The window GATAACAAGCAGAAAGTCAGCAAGATTTGGGAGTTGGAATGACGGAAAATGGGACACGGGATAATTGTAGCTTGTCCTATCAATACCGTTACCCATCTGATCAACCTAGCCAACAGTCTTCTACTTTGCACTAGTATTTGTTCTGATCAattttccttctcttccttaCCTCGGTGTTCCTTATTGCCTCTtctcccacctcctcccaccTTCGTGCTGGGTATGCAAATGTCATCCCGTTCGGTGAACGAACCCCCGGCAGCTAGAACGGCCTGGAGTGAATCCATGGATCGGCGTCGTAACCGATAAAGCCTCCACCCCCGTGTGCCTCCTCTCCCCTACCCTACCTACTTACTACTTGTATGCATCCTTGCGTACCGATTGGCCTCGGTCGGTTTGGTGGCGACCCTGCCTCAATTCTTGCAGGGCCTCCCACGACATctcacccccccttcccccgaGAAACCTTGGCCACACCACACCTTCTAACCCGCAGCCAGCAGTCTTGGCCCTGGCCGGACAGCCCAGGGCAGGTTCTCCGTGGAACAGCCCAGCAATTTAGCGGGTGACTCTCTCTGCGTCCCCCTTTGCCGCGACGGCCGCtacctctctctgtctctgcccTGTCACTGAAGCCGTCGGACCAGTACTGCCGTACCCGTCTAGTTCGCCCGCCACTCTCAGGGCTAGTCGCCATGCCGCCCGCAACGCCCGCAACGCAACTCTGCGTCGGCTTGTCGGGGCACCGGGGACATGCACATTCATAAGCTTCGCGCATCCCGCGCCCGTTCTGCCTGGTCTTGTTCGACTCACCCCAACTGCTGCTGTCTTTTCCGACGACCCCGCGACGGCCCTTCGCGCTCACTTAAGAGGCTTCGCTCACACGAGAGCTCTGCCAGCAGGCCCGTTTCAACATAGCATCACTCACTGTCGACCGACGACTGCCGCTACCCAATCCTCCGGTGAGGTCGACATATCCCACGGCTTCCGCCCTGGGCCCCCATTTGCCAATTACCGATTCGGCGATAAGATAGCCAAGTGCCAGCCAGACAGGCACGATGGCGTCCCccctcgatctcgacgacctcaaTTACGTTCACCTGGTGCCGTACAATGGCTCCGGTCCTACGGGAGGCGACTCTCTGACGGAGGACCTGAACATCTGGTATGAGGTAGGTCGTGGTTCCATATTCAGCCGCACACGCCTCACTCCCATGTACGCCTTGCTGATATGGAGACTCGCAGACTGGTGACATAGGATGGATGATCACGGCTACGGCGCTCGTGTTGCTCATGATTCCCGGCGTTGGGTGAGACTAGTCCACATACCTAACCCAACATTGTTACAGTACTGATACAGGTTTCTGCTACAGATTTTTCTACTCGGGATTGGCAAGGAGGAAGTCggccctctctctcatctgGCTCTCTGTCATGTCGACAGCCGTCACCAGCTTTCAATGGTTCTTCTGGGGCTACTCTCTAACCTTTTCGCACTCGGCTGGCGCCTTCATTGGCGATCTTTCGAACTTCGGTTTCAgggacgtcctcggccgcccatCCGTCGGCTCCAGCCGCCTCCCCGATCTGCTGTTCGCCGTCTACCAAGGCATGTTCTCTTGCATCACCGTCGCTCTAGCGACCGGTGCTGTCGCCGAGCGAGGACGCATGCTGCCCTGCGTAATCTTCATGTTTATCTGGGCCACCGTCATTTACGATCCGATTGCTTGCTGGACCTGGAACCCTAGTGGCTGGTCCAATAAGATGGGTGGTCTCGATTTTGCAGGAGGAACGCCGGTGCACATCGCCTCCGGCACCGCTGCCCTGGCCTACTCGATGATGCTGGGCAAGCGTCGTGGCCACGGCACTCACGAGCTCAACTACCGACCTCACAATGTGACCCACATTGTCATCGGCACCGTCTTCCTCTGGGTCGGTTGGTTTGGTTTCAATGCCGGTTCGGCTCTGTCTGCGAATTTGCGTGCTGttatcgccgccgtcgtaACCAATTTGGCAGCCTGCGTCGGCGGCATTACTTGGTGCGTGCTGGACTATAGACTAGAGCGCAAGTGGTCCACAGTTGGCTTCTGTTccggtgttgttgctggctTGGTCTCCATTACGCCGGGTTCTGGTAAGTGCACGATGCCATAATCATCGCTTGCGAGAAGCAGTTGGCTGACTTGTCGTAGGATACGTTCCCGTCTGGGCTGCCGTACCTTTTGGCATACTCGGGGCTGCGTTTGCCAACTACGCCACTAAGCTCAAGTTCATCCTCCGAATTGACGACGCTCT is drawn from Colletotrichum destructivum chromosome 6, complete sequence and contains these coding sequences:
- a CDS encoding Putative ammonium transporter, blood group Rhesus C/E/D polypeptide, ammonium/urea transporter — protein: MASPLDLDDLNYVHLVPYNGSGPTGGDSLTEDLNIWYETGDIGWMITATALVLLMIPGVGFFYSGLARRKSALSLIWLSVMSTAVTSFQWFFWGYSLTFSHSAGAFIGDLSNFGFRDVLGRPSVGSSRLPDLLFAVYQGMFSCITVALATGAVAERGRMLPCVIFMFIWATVIYDPIACWTWNPSGWSNKMGGLDFAGGTPVHIASGTAALAYSMMLGKRRGHGTHELNYRPHNVTHIVIGTVFLWVGWFGFNAGSALSANLRAVIAAVVTNLAACVGGITWCVLDYRLERKWSTVGFCSGVVAGLVSITPGSGYVPVWAAVPFGILGAAFANYATKLKFILRIDDALDIFAVHGIGGLVGNICTAFFAANYIAHLDGVSEIDGGWINHNWIQLAYQLADSFSGGAYSFVGTCIILFVMNMIPGLRLRATEDAEILGIDDAEIGEFAYDYVELTREVLNDMDNEAASRYSNDMASFQPMEKNNSIPLMDVRNFAGSSQYPPQFGHAQ